Genomic segment of Candidatus Taylorbacteria bacterium:
TTTTATTTCAACTCAAATTCTCCTGTCTCAGAGGTTCCATGCTCGATTTTTGAAAGAGACGCGGATTTTTTGATTTCTAACTCAAATTCTTGCAAGAGGCCAGTTGCGGAAATCGTCGAGGACGTAGCAAGAACCACTAGCTCTCCGGGCTTCAGTCCTTTTTCTTTTCGTAATTCTTGAATTGCACGGATTGCCTCTCGCAAATCTCCTTCCTTTTTTAAGGAAGGGGTCAAAACAGTATCAAGCTCAATTTCATTTGAAATAGAATTATCTATAATAACCTCTTTGACATTCAGCTCGTCTTTTATTAAATCGAGGAGTCCAATTGCGACTTTCCACTTTGCACTCCCGCCCGTACCGAAGTACGTTCGGGCGGGTTTAACTTTCAACTTTTGCAAAGGTTGTCTCACTTTGATACCGGCTTTCATTCGCGCCTCAAGACCCAAAGACACAATTCGCCTAACCTCACGCATATCTTCTAATGCTTGTAACGTGTAGCGTGTAACGTGTAACGTCTGAGGCCAATTTTCCAAGTGAACGCTTTCCCTAAATCCGCCCTTGGCGGATCGGGCGACCGAATCCTGCTGATTCGGTTTAGCCTTTTCTCTTCTCACTCTTTGGTAGATATCTTCTGCAATAAACGGAGCGAACGGAGCCATTACTTTTGCAAGCTCGATTAAAATAAAACGTGTTGTCGCGAGAGCTGTTTCTTTGTCCTCCACATTTTCTCCTTTGTACCTGTCTCTTCCACGACGAAGATACCAAGTCGAAAGATCATCAATAAAATCGACGATTGGCGTGACAGCTTTATCAAGCTCGTACTTTTCGAGAGAATCGGTAACTTCGAGGATGACTTCCCCCATTCTGGCTTTAATCCATTCATCCAAAACATTTGACAGTTGACCTTTGACACTTGACTCGACCTTCATTTTCGAATTTCGAATTTCGAATTTCGTGCTTTCCCCCGCATACATTTCATAAAACGAAACTACATTCCGAAGCCTCAAGATATTTTTCTTGTAGACCTCATCGACACCCATCTCTTTAAAATTCATTTCTTCACCATGAGTTACCGGTGAGCCCATTAAGTAGAGTCGCAGAGCATCCGCGCCGTATTTGCGTATCACATCCATCAGGTCCGGATAATTTTTCAAGCTCTTCGCCATCTTTCTCCCGTCTTCGGCAAGAATGAGGCCGTTCACCACAACTCTCTTGTAGGGAGACCGCTTAAAAAGGGCGACGGAAAGAACAATGAGCGTATAGAACCAGCCCCGCGTCTGATCGAGGCCCTCGGCGATAAAATCGGCGGGAAAACCCTTCATCTTTTGAAACAATCCGCCACGAGGCTCAAACAAATCTCTGTTTTGGAAGGGATAGTGGAATTGGGCAAAAGGCATGGACCCCGAATCAAACCAAGTGTCGAAAATTTCGGGAACTCTCTCCATCTTTCCTCCGCACGAGCAAGGAAACGTGAACGCGTCAATGTAGGGACGGTGAAGATCGAGTACATATTCGTCGTTCCTAGGCAATGGATTCCATTTGAGGGCTCTTACCTCCGTGTTCTTAAGAAAATAATCTTTGTTATCGTGGAGCGAGAAAGACTCCTGCGAATTCATTCCTTGCGCTGCGGAAAAAAGAAGCCACGCCGGCGTGTCGTGCGTTATCACCAGAATTTTTTTTCCTTCATATTTTTTCTCGAGCCCCGCAAGACAATCCCCCATTCTTTTTTTCACATCGAGCAAACTCTCTCCATCAGGAGGCGCTTGATTGAATCTCCCGTGATGAGACAGGTAACTGCGGTATTCTTTTCGCGATTTTCCGTTCAATACTCCCGCGTTGATTTCATGAAGCAAGGAATCAACGATGAGAACCTCTCGAGGCAAACCTAATGCCTCGCGTAGTATTCGCGCTGTGCTCAACGTTCGCTTAAAAGGAGAAGTAACAATAAGATCAATACCCATTGTCTTCAGTTTCTTCGCGCTCTCCTTCACCTCCCCTTTGCCCCGCTCCGTGAGCCCATATTGATTGGGGTCGGAGCTTATGATGTCTAGGACATTGCTCTCCGCTTCTCCGTGACGCATCACAAAGTAGGAATTGCGGGGAAGACTAAGCGCCCGCATGGAATCGATTGAACCTAAGACACAAATGCGCTTGCAGAGAGAACACTTCCAGACCGGAAGAGGCGCGCCCCAAAAACGAGAACGAGAAATCGCCCAATCTTTCGCCCCTTCGAGCCACTTGCCGAACCTCCCCTCTTTCACATGCTCCGGAGTCCATTCCACCTTTTTGTTTTCGCTCACGAGCTTGCCTTTGAGAGCGGTAACCTTCAAGAACCACGAGGAAGTAGCGTAATTTAAAAGCGGAGTCTCGCACCTCCAGCAATGAGGATACGAGTGGGTAATTTTTTCTTTTGCGAAAAGAAGCCCTCGATGAGCCAGATTTTTGATAATTTCCACATCGCCTTTTTGATGGTCATCTTTCGGTTTGACAAGTTGGCCGGCAAAATCAGAAACCTCCGGTTTGAATTCGCCATGCAAATTGACATGTTGGATAAAAGGCAATTTCTCTTTTTGCGAGAGCTCATAATCGTCCGAGCCAAATGCCGGAGCAATATGCACAATGCCCGTACCCTCTTCGGTCGTCACAAAATCCGCGCCGTATACTTTAAAGCCATTTTCTCTATTTTTGAGATTCTTGTCTTTAGAATAATAATCAAAAATAGGAACATATGATTTTCCAATGAGATCAATCCCTCTGCATTCACTAAGAATTGTAAAAGCTTCTTTTACAGCAGAAAGTCTTACTTTTGCCAGAAAAAAATTTTCTTCGGCAATTTGA
This window contains:
- a CDS encoding class I tRNA ligase family protein, with translation MNNEEKKGKNPVAEKEEEILQFWQENGIFEKSLKKNEGKKEFVFYDGPPFATGLPHYGHILPGTIKDVIPRFKTMQGHFVRRKWGWDCHGLPIENIVEKELGLKSKKDILDFGIGAFNKVARSKISLYADDWKRIMPRTGRWVDMEHDYKTMDTSYTESVWWAFKTLYEKKLIYEGYKVMPYCPRCETVLSNFEVNQGYKDITDISVYAKFKLKDEENTFLLAWTTTPWTLPGNIALAVNPSVEYVKIQIAEENFFLAKVRLSAVKEAFTILSECRGIDLIGKSYVPIFDYYSKDKNLKNRENGFKVYGADFVTTEEGTGIVHIAPAFGSDDYELSQKEKLPFIQHVNLHGEFKPEVSDFAGQLVKPKDDHQKGDVEIIKNLAHRGLLFAKEKITHSYPHCWRCETPLLNYATSSWFLKVTALKGKLVSENKKVEWTPEHVKEGRFGKWLEGAKDWAISRSRFWGAPLPVWKCSLCKRICVLGSIDSMRALSLPRNSYFVMRHGEAESNVLDIISSDPNQYGLTERGKGEVKESAKKLKTMGIDLIVTSPFKRTLSTARILREALGLPREVLIVDSLLHEINAGVLNGKSRKEYRSYLSHHGRFNQAPPDGESLLDVKKRMGDCLAGLEKKYEGKKILVITHDTPAWLLFSAAQGMNSQESFSLHDNKDYFLKNTEVRALKWNPLPRNDEYVLDLHRPYIDAFTFPCSCGGKMERVPEIFDTWFDSGSMPFAQFHYPFQNRDLFEPRGGLFQKMKGFPADFIAEGLDQTRGWFYTLIVLSVALFKRSPYKRVVVNGLILAEDGRKMAKSLKNYPDLMDVIRKYGADALRLYLMGSPVTHGEEMNFKEMGVDEVYKKNILRLRNVVSFYEMYAGESTKFEIRNSKMKVESSVKGQLSNVLDEWIKARMGEVILEVTDSLEKYELDKAVTPIVDFIDDLSTWYLRRGRDRYKGENVEDKETALATTRFILIELAKVMAPFAPFIAEDIYQRVRREKAKPNQQDSVARSAKGGFRESVHLENWPQTLHVTRYTLQALEDMREVRRIVSLGLEARMKAGIKVRQPLQKLKVKPARTYFGTGGSAKWKVAIGLLDLIKDELNVKEVIIDNSISNEIELDTVLTPSLKKEGDLREAIRAIQELRKEKGLKPGELVVLATSSTISATGLLQEFELEIKKSASLSKIEHGTSETGEFELK